The sequence AgacaaaatatctaaaataccCTTAAAAAAGAACAAAATCTCTATCTCTATTTTTAtctctatttatattttaaacttcatttgtccataattttctttatttgtgtgtcttcattttatttttaaatttaaattgattttaaacaaaaatacaatatatatatatatatacacaatatttatattttaatcacACACGCAACGTGTGTGCAGATGCGACtagttatatataatatttcaccaaattttgattaaaaaattttaaatttgatcgGATGTTAACACTAGTTTTTAATTTCAGTTAATTTTTTTGtgtcaataaaaataattttcataaatgttattacgataataatataattttcgattcaaattttaaatatatgatTGCATGTTATAACTACtggggaaaattgctttttttgtcctgtatgtttgtcactttgcgatttcagtcctttatatattcagatttcagttttagtccgctatctttatttttttggtaattttagtcctttttttgACATGGCGTTGACGTGTCActaattcagtgctgatgtggagctgacgtgtagagtgccacgtaagcaacttcgaataaaaaagatcaaaattgccaaaaatcagaacatgcaggactaaaactgaaatgcgaaaacatagaggaccaaaattgcaaagtaacaaacatatcggactaaatttgcaattttttatacatatatatatgaaaattttcatagaTACAATATATGATAAGAATAATGCTAAAGATACCAAAAAATATATCGTAAAATGATATTTACAACAACTATATGACGaaaattttattcaatatatcatgagatttgataaataaaatttgtattTTGAATTTCAATTGGGATCTCTTTATCATGTTTTgacccattagactcatttaaggagttgattaacttaattaagaaTTGAGCTACTACAAGAACTTACTCTTTCATACGAGGGAACAAGAAGTAAAGAAAAatgtttattttcaaatttatttaaatttaaaaatatacggaattaaatcaaaattataaaatatttatataaaattataaatacaaTGTCAAAATGTTACTAAAAAGAGATAGAGATAAGATATAAATAATAACAGGCCGAGATTAAAGGGAAAgtgtttattattaaaaaaaatattaaaccaaaagagataagaagaatgatatatttttaaatgtCAGTTtctccaatatatatatatatatataatcctcGTGTTTCTATAATCCGTAACCTATTCAAACTCCTCGGCTCCTAATATATGAACGTACATTCTGTCAAATCTGGGAATAAAACCCTTTACGGAATTAATAAGAGTTTATTCGTCCTTAGATTTGATAACAATTGGAAAAAAAGTATGGATTTGACTAAATTTGATTTTGGTAAAAATTGGTTCATCCGTTGGTTGTTTaacatggaaaatatttttccgAAAGTGTTCAATGATAAATTGATCTTGATCAGCAACAAGACATATTTTCTCCTATTTCGGAATCACGAATCCGAGACGTCGTCCATGGACAACAACATTGATGATCTTCCGGATTGTCTTTTAGCAGAGGTTCTCCTCAGACTTTCTCCGGCGTCGTTGTGTCGATTTAAAGCTGTTTCCAAGGAATGGCATTCTCTGATTTCGAGCACTTATTTCATTCGTACATATGCATCAAAATCGCCGCCTTATTGGGCCTTTCTTTCGGTTTTCGAACATGATAATTGTATGATCAACAGTGCTGTTAGGGAGCATAAACTGCTGATTGACTTGCATTCTGGCGATCTCAAATGCCCATCCCCATCCCCAATTTCTAATAATCATCGACAGAAACTACACATGGAATTCTACAAGGTATTGGGAGTGAGCAATGGGCTGATTTTGTGTTGGTGTTCCATGTACAACTCGAGAGATTATAAATACTCTTGTTCGTACCCGATTGTATGCAATCCCGTGACGAAGCAGTATGTTATCCTTCCCCCATGCATTAGCTTTGCTTCATACAAAACGATATCTGGTTGGGGATTTCTGACTGAAATGAGAGATGGAGTAGTCACAAGTTACACTGTGGTGGTACCCGTGGCTTCTCGGTTGCGATTCCAAGTATTCTCGTCGAAAACTGGTGAGTGGAAGGTCTACTACCCTATGCCGGCCAATGCTGATTCAGAAATTTTCCGCCGTGGAAGATCGTGGGGGAATGCCACTGAGCTTGATGGAATTTTGCATTGGGTACATCCAATAAAGGGGATATTCGCTTATGATCCCCACAGGAACCCCAAAGCACTTCGCCTCATTGCTCTTCCTAATCGCCACTTGGTCCATGACTTCATGTGCAGTACGCACCAAGGACATCTGAAATATTTAGAATTGGATCATACCCAAAATCTGATCAGTGTTTGGGTGCTGAATGATTATGGCATGGGAGATAATTGGTCGTTGGAACATAGAGTCGATTGCGGTGACATACTGCGAGATGTACAATATTATTGCATCCACGTATTGGACTTGAACATTAAGTTAAAACTCATATCATTACATCCATTTGATCCCGATATTGTCTACTTTGGATGTGATTATGTTTTCGCCTCTTACAACATGCGGGAAAGGAATTGCAAATTCTCAGGTGTTTTCAGACTCCTAAGTCGAGGACAGAGTTTTTCGATCGGTGGTGTCGGGCATTTACACTAGTAATTCCGCCATTTCCCTTCTCTCTTCCCTCCTTTCCTCCTAGAAAATAAATCTTACTGAACTATATATTTGATTCCTAGGATGTGAAATTTTAGTTAGTATGTACATTGTTTTTGGCTCAGAGCATATGTTgttaattatttttacttgccaTTCAAACATGGATGGACTTGCatagcaaattttttttttgttttgaaaaaaaaaaagttgatctCAAAGAATACCTCAGCATGATAGGATATTCATTGGATCATGTGAAATTTAAATCGTGGAATGTATATCAACTTCGTTTGTTGTTTTCCTATTTGATGGAGGTTTTGAATATTTCTATTAATGTTGCTAGTTTTTTTTCCGGAACATACTCCAGttatataaattaatgaaatattttataattttgtatCATGTCAATATTAATATTTCTCTTCAGTTGAAATtgcataaaaattaaaaaattctcCATGAAAATATGatgattatatttttatatagaaATTAAATGttgaatgaaaaaaatatatagaagaGAAGCATGTTTCTAAAAGGCGACGCCTAAAACCGCTTAGGTGGCGCATAGAATCTAGGCTGTTGCTGTTCGCCCGATTtttagacagctgaagcttttAGAAGTTATTACATTAATTGGTGATATAGGTCGCTTAATCTCCACCTAGACGCCTCAGAATCCGCCTAGGCGGCGCCTAGAtaacatataataatttttaatattttttaattttaatattttaaaaaaatattatttgacatATGTGTCCATTAATTTATATTGGATGAAAACGAGAAATATGTCATGTAATTCGAGTTTGAATTCGATAAAGAGgaattattgaaaaaatattaaggcgaataataataattagatttcaaatactcctacgtcaccccttcttccacctcggaaggatatcactagaagactttgaattttacaagtaATTTGCAAAACCCCAATGCATTTTAGGACTTAACattgcctaaacaagaactcctagtacaacacttcagtttcagtcctagactgatgaTAGAACAAagtgaatacaactcaaaatccTTAGAACAAAAATTGATCCTACAATGATCAGAATAACACTTCGGcgtttgtgcttcgagttccttgatcaaatcttgagcATGTAAAGATTTGAGCATTCTCGTAAAATAGCAGAGTTTTCAGAGCATGAGAGAGAGTTTTTTTGATCGATCAAgatctttatttatatcattggATTGTTAAGagtcataaattcaaattgaatcTTCACATAGGGTTGAATTATTCTCGTTGGCTTTGTCACTATCAACAATAAATTCTGGAGCCGACATAGCCCTTTGCATCGCGGCACTTCCTTCATCAGAGAATGTCAGATTACGGAAGAACTTGTCCATAAAAAAACATGGTAGTT comes from Henckelia pumila isolate YLH828 chromosome 4, ASM3356847v2, whole genome shotgun sequence and encodes:
- the LOC140894469 gene encoding putative F-box/kelch-repeat protein At4g22430, which codes for MENIFPKVFNDKLILISNKTYFLLFRNHESETSSMDNNIDDLPDCLLAEVLLRLSPASLCRFKAVSKEWHSLISSTYFIRTYASKSPPYWAFLSVFEHDNCMINSAVREHKLLIDLHSGDLKCPSPSPISNNHRQKLHMEFYKVLGVSNGLILCWCSMYNSRDYKYSCSYPIVCNPVTKQYVILPPCISFASYKTISGWGFLTEMRDGVVTSYTVVVPVASRLRFQVFSSKTGEWKVYYPMPANADSEIFRRGRSWGNATELDGILHWVHPIKGIFAYDPHRNPKALRLIALPNRHLVHDFMCSTHQGHLKYLELDHTQNLISVWVLNDYGMGDNWSLEHRVDCGDILRDVQYYCIHVLDLNIKLKLISLHPFDPDIVYFGCDYVFASYNMRERNCKFSGVFRLLSRGQSFSIGGVGHLH